From Bradyrhizobium sp. AZCC 1610:
GGAGTCTCGTCCACGTCATATCGCCGGCATAGCGCGGAGATTTCACGCTGCATGTCGTGTTCGGTTGGTAGCGCGCGCAGCCAGTCGTGCATGCGGTCGAAAGCCGCCTGCTTGGCCGCCGGCGTCGAGGCGTCGAAGCGGGTCGTGACGCCGCCGATCGGGACTTCGATCGAGGATGCCTTTGCGATCGCCCTCTCGAGCGCGACCCACCACAACCGGCCGGTGCCTTCGGCGAAATCGCCGGTCACGTAGACGGTGAGGGGCGCGTCATATTCACGCATCACCGGCAGGGCGAAATCGCGGTTGTCGCGATAGCCGTCGTCGAGGGTGAAGCAGGCGAAGCGCCGCGCGAATTTGCGCTCCTGGAGTCGCTGATGCACCTCGTCCAGGGTGACGACGTCGACGTCGAGGTTACGAAGATGCGCCAGCATCGCCCGCAAGAACTCCGGCTCGATCTCAAGATGATGATTGGGCTGAAACTCGCCGTCGCGCCTCGGGCGGACATGGTGCAGCATGAAAATGACGCCGACGCCTGCGAAGATTGGTCGCAGCAGGTAATGCGCTCCGGATAAGTACAGCGCTTCCAGGCCGGCGCGGATGACGGTGTTGCGAAGCAGTTTCATCGAGATGCAGGACCGCCCGGTTATTTACGGGGAGAAATTAGCGAAAGACCGCTGAAGAAACAGTTAGCCGAACCAATTTCAGCGCGTTTCGGCTCCTGCGACATTTCGAGTTTGACAGCCCTGCAAGGGTTTGTTTTCTCTCCGTTCCGGACCATGCGGGAACTCGAATGCACGGACTTTTCAGGTGGAGTGGCAAATGGTGGCCGGGCATCATTCCTTTGGTCATGTTTTGGGCTATCGCGGCCTGGACGAGCACCGAACCGCTTGAAGCCGACCTGGTGCAGCGTTCGACCGCCGCACTCAAGGACACCATCCTCGACAAAAGGCGAATCTCGGTCGCGGGCCGCGACGTGACGCTTGCGGCGGATGCTTTCTCGGAAGACGGCCGGCAGGGTGCGGTGGCGTCGGTGGAAACGGTGCCGGGCGTGCGGTTGGTTAACGATGAAACCCGGCTCGTTCCCGAAGCCAAGCCGTTTGTCTGGTCGGCCGAACGCGACGTCCTTCGGGTGACGCTGTCGGGCAGTTCGCCCCTGCCGGCGAGCAGGGGCCGGTTGATGGAGGCGGCCCGCGCCAACCTCGGCGGCGTCGAAGTGGTCGACCGGATGAATCTGTCGCGCGGGGCGCCGCCGCGTTTCGACAATGCCGTGCTGTTGCTGCTCGACCAGGTCGGCAAGCTGAAGGACGGCAAGATCACGCTGTCGGACACCAAGGTCAGCCTGTCGGGCATGACGCGCGAACTCGGCGGCCGGGAAGCCATCGCCGCCGCGCTGAAAAACCTGCCCGAGGGCTTTTCGGTCGCAGCCAACGAGGTCAAGGCGCCGCCCTACATCTTCCAGGCCTACAAGGATCCGGTTGCGGTGACGCTGACGCTGACCGGCAACGCGCCCGACGACAACGTCCACGCCGCGCTGGCGGCGGCGGCGGGACGCAAGTTCTTCAGCGAAAAGGTCGTCGACAACCTCAAGGAGAGCATCGGCGCGCCCTCAGGCTTTGCCAACGCGGCGGTATCAGCGCTCGGCGCGCTGTCGCGGCTGTCGACCGGCACGCTGGTCGTGTCGGACCGCGAGGTCAAGCTGTCAGGCGATGCGCTCTATGAAACCGCCGCCGTTCAGATCCGCGCCGGCCTCGGCAAGGACTTTCCGCAGGGCTGGCAGTTCAAGCCGGAAATCTCGGTCAAGCCGCCCGCGGCGCCGGTGGATGCAACCGTCTGCCAGCAATTATTCTCCGAGTTGCTCGGCAAGGCCCGGATCCGCTTCGAGCCCGGCAAGGCCGACATTGTTGCGGATTCCGCCGGCCTGCTCGACCGCCTGATCGAAACCGCGTTGCGCTGTCCGACCGCCAATATCGAGATATCAGGACATACCGATACCGATGGCGACGAGGCGGCCAACCAGGAGCTGTCCGAGAAGCGTGCCCAGGCGGTCGCCGACCACCTGGTCAAGGCGGGATTGCCGGCCAACCGGTTCAGCGCGGTCGGCTATGGTTCGACGCAGCCGATTGCGGGTAACGATAACGACAAGGGCAAGGCGCAGAACCGCCGCATCGATTTCGTGGTGAAGTGAGCATGGCCTATCTGACCACATTCTACTGGGGCTGGCTGTTGGGATCGGTGCTGCTCGGCTTCGCCATGGGCTGGATATCCGTGGTTCAGCACGGCGATGGCGTCTCGCGGAAGCTGCGATGGGCGCTTTCGGCGTTGGTCGCGGCGCTGATTGGAGCCGCGCTCGCGCGCGTCGTGCCCGGCCGTTTCGGCTACTGGCTCGATCTCGGGCTGATCATGTTCGCGCTTTATCTCTGCGGCTGTACGGTCGGATCATGGTTGCGCGGCTGGGTGGTCTCGCGCAGTGCGCCATCGGCCTGACCGCAGCATGAGCCGGCCAGCTTCACCACCATCATTGTCACGGGTTGTTGACCGATCCCTTCTATGGTCCGGAATCCCCATCGGGCGGCGGGAATGCAGCAAAACTGTGCTACCGCGGTCATCAACTACGCCTAATATGTTGAAGAAGCGTGTTTTATCGTCGTCAGTCGAATTCCACTCCGGCTCAAAACGCGCTACCAGAGGGGCAAGAGGGGCAAGGGAGCAGCGTAGCGCCGGCGGGGTTCACGCCATTGCCGTCGTCGCAGAAGCGCAATTCGAGGTGTAGATGCTGGAAGCAATACGCAGGGCGATCTCGTTTCTGCGCCAGAAGCAGGTCCTGCACAAGCTCGGGGTCTTGATCAGCATCACGGTCATTGCCGTTGCGTGCTACGTACTCTATCACATGCTCCGCGGCATCGACACCCATGAGGTGATCGACGCCATCAAGGGAACCGCGCCGCGCCAGATCGCGCTGGCGGCCCTGTTCGTGGCGGCGGGCTATTTCACGCTGACCTTCTATGACTGGTTCGCGGTCCGCGCGATCGGTCAGGGCCACATTCCCTACCGCGTCAACGCGCTGGCCGCCTTTACCTCCTATTCGATCGGACACAATGTCGGCGCCAGCGTCTTCACCGGCGGCGCGGTGCGCTACCGGATCTATTCGGCCTGGGGGCTGAACGCGATCGATGTCGCCAAGATCTGTTTCCTCGCCGGGCTGACCTTCTGGCTCGGCAATGCCGCCGTGCTGGGGCTGGGCATCGCCTATCACCCGGAAGCCGCCGCCTCGATCGATCAGCTCCCGGTCTGGCTCAACCGCGTCGCGGCGTTCGGCATCATCATTGCGCTGATCGGCTATGTGGCCTGGGTCTGGGTTCAGCCGCGCGGCGTCGGCCGCGGGCCGTGGACGGTCACGCTGCCAGGCGGGCCGCTGACGCTGCTGCAGATCGCCATCGGCATCGTCGATCTCGGCTTCTGTGCGCTGGCGATGTATGTGCTGGTGCCGGACGAGCCCAATGTGGGCTTTATCGTCGTGGCGGTGATCTTCGTCTCGGCCACGCTGCTGGGGTTCGCCAGCCATTCGCCGGGCGGGCTCGGCGTGTTCGATGCCGCCATGCTGGTCGGCCTCTGGCAGATGGATCGGGAGGAACTGCTCGCCGGCATGCTGCTGTTCCGCCTCCTCTATTATATTGGTCCTTTTGTCATATCTGTAATCTTGCTGACGCTTCGGGAGATTATCCTCGGCGCGCGATCGAAGCGCCTGCGCCAGTTGGCGGCCGGCGCCGAGCCGAGGCATGAGGCCGCTGTCTATGTGCGCGAGCGTGGAGACACGGGCGCCTGACGAAGCGGCTTCGCGAATAGAGGAAACAGCCTGCGCCATGGCGATCGACGATTCCAGCTCTTCCTCCTTCTTTGCACCGTGGCCGGACCGGTTGCGGCATTCGGCCATTATCCTGCTCGCCGCCGGCCTCGCGCTTTGCGCGCTCGTGCTGTTGGCCGATCTCTCGCCGGCGCGCGCCGTGGCCGTTTTCATCTGTATCGCCGCCGCAGCGCTGGTGCCGTGGCGGCTGCATCATGCGGCGGCCTCCCGTGACGACGTCCGCGCCGTCAGTCCGGTCGAGTCTGCAGCCGTCAGCGCCGTCGTTGCCGGCATGCCGGATCCGGCCGTGCTGCTCGACCGCGCCGGGCGCGTCCTCCATCTCAATGCGGCGGCTGCCCAACTCGCGCCCGCGCTGCGCAAGAACGAACTCGCGCAGTTCGCGCTACGCTCGCCGGAGATCATCACCGCGTTGCGCGAGGCGATCGCAACCACCGAACCGCGTCGGACGACCTATCTCGACCAGGTGCCGGTCGACCGCTGGATGGAATTGATCATCACGCCGGTGCCGGTGCCGACGCTGTTCGGCGGCACCGAGAAATGCATGCTGATGACCTTCCACGACCAGACGCCGCTGCGGCGGGTCGAGGAAATGCGCGCCGATTTCGTCGCCAATGCCAGCCACGAACTGCGGACGCCGCTCGCGGCGTTGTCCGGCTTCATCGATACGCTGCAGGGGCCGGCCAAGGACGACACCAAGGCACGCGAACGCTTCCTCGGCATCATGCATACGCAGGCGACGCGGATGGCGCGGCTGATCGACGATCTGCTGTCGCTGTCGCGGGTCGAATTATCGGCCCATGTCCGGCCCGACGCTTGCGTCGATATCGTGCCGATCATTCGCCAGGTCGCCGACGGGCTGGAGCCGCTCGCCCGGGAACGCCAGGTCGAAATCGAGATCGACCTGCCGACCGCACAGGTCGCGATCGCGGGCGATCGCGAGGAACTGCTGCGGCTGTTCGAGAACCTGATCGAGAACGCGCTCAAATACGGCGCGTCCGGCGGACGGGTGATCGTCTCCCTGATCCAGGCGACCTCGGGCGAGGGCGCGCCGGAAATCCGCATCATGGTCCGGGATTTCGGCCCCGGCATTGCTCCGGAACACCTGCCGCGGCTGACCGAGCGCTTCTACCGGGTCGATGTCGGCGATAGCCGCGCGCAGGGTGGAACCGGGCTCGGTTTATCCTTGGTGAAACATATTCTTAACCGCCATCGCGGCCGGCTCTTGATCGAAAGCGTGCCCAAAAACGGCGCCGTCTTTACTGCCTGTTTTCCCCAGGCCAAGCCGCCTTCAGTGCACTAGGGGGCGTGCCTCGGTTTGAAATCTGCCCGGCGGAGGGGCGGTCGTCCAATCAGACGGAGGACACGCGATGCAGCTTCAAGCAACTCTGACTTGCCCCGCCTGCGGACATCAGTCCACCGAGACCATGCCAACGAACGCCTGCCAGTTCTTCTACGACTGCAGCGGCTGCGGGGAGAGGCTTAAGCCGCTTCCCGGCGATTGCTGCGTCTTCTGCTCCTACGGGGCCGTGCCGTGCCCGCCGATCCAAGAGAACGGTAAGAGCGCTGCTGTAGCTGAGGCGACCAAAGTTCGCATGTCTTCCTGCTAACAGTCCGCTACATGGTGGAGATCTGCGATTTGCAGGGGCCGCTTGCGAGGTCATCAAGGATCACGCAGTCGGGTCCTGGCCCGCCAGCGCAGGAAGAATTGCAGTTCACAACGAATGCAGCAATGCTGCGCTCAAGCGCCTTCAACTCAGCCAGCTTCGCGCGCACGGTCGCGAGATGCGCTTCCGCCATATTGCGCGCATGCATGCAAGAACTTTGCGGGTCCTGCACTAGCCCGACGAGCGAACGAACTTGTTCGATCGGGAACCCAAAATCTCGGCAGCGGCGAATGAATGTCAGCCGTTTCACGTCAGCATCGTCATATACGCGCTGACCGCCGGCCTGCCGGTCCGCTGGGCGAAGCAAGCCAATCTCTTCGTAGTAACGAATAGTCGGCACGTTAGTCCCCGTCCGCTTTGCAAGGACTCCAATCTTCACTTTCGACATGCTTGGGCTCACAGCGATTTTTCCTCTTGAACCTCAAGTTACTTGAGGAAGTAACCTATGGGCAAGGACCTCGTCAGGGAACCGAGAGGAGACAGCAAGAAATGACTTCAGTTGAAGACCCGCCGATCGCCTGCACCTTAACCGCTGGTGAATATAAGGATCGATTGGCATCGATCCGTGCCTTGACCTGTGATGCGCTGCGTCGCCACGAGCGCCGGGGCTTGGTTCTAGACCTTTACTACGCCCCGGAAGCCGCCGAGCGCGTCAGGGAGATGGTTCGCAAAGAGCAAGTGTGTTGCGCATTCCTAACCTTCGATGTCCGGCCAGCAGCGGAAGAAATCCGCCTTTCGATCACAGCGCCGGAATCGTCGCGCGAAGCTGCCGACACGCTGTTTGAGCAGTTCCTTACGGGAGCGCCAGCCCCGTCGGCACCCGGGTGCGCAGCACCATCGAATACGACGTCCCTAATTGCCGAGAAGCGGCCCGGCGAGAAAGTCGCCGGATTGGCCGCCGTCACCCTCGCGATTGGAGCAGTGGCGTGCGGCGCGTGTTGCGTGCTCCCATTTGCCTTGCCTGCTGTGGCAGTCGCAGGAACAGGGAGCATACTCGCATTCGTGGCCAGCGCGCACGCTTGGGTGACGGGCTTGACGGTACTCGCTGTTGTCGGCGCGTGGAGTTGGATCGTTTGGCAGTCGGTGCGAACTCGATGCTTACCAGCCGTGTCGACTCTTTACATGATGGCCGTAGCGACTGTCTTGTTGAGTGTCGCGGTGCTCTGGCCACTTATCGAGCATCAACTTGCCCGCGCGCTGAGGGCATAACGAAGGCTCGGTTCCGGAGCATTGAACTTGGCAGCGGAAGGTGTGAGGCGGTCAGGGATGCAGACGACTGTTGCCTATATTGGGGCCGCCATTGCTGAAATCGCGGGTTGCTTTGCCTTTTGGGGCTGGTTGCGGCTCGGCAAGCCGGCTTGGTGGCTGATCCCAGGTGTGCTTTCCCTGATCGTGTTCGCGTACCTGCTGACGCTGGTCGCAACAGAGGCCGCAGGCAGGGCGTACGCCGCGTATGGCGGCATTTACATCGTTTCATCGCTGCTTTGGCTGTGGAGCGTTGAGGGCGTCCGGCCGGATCGTTGGGATATGACGGGCGCTGCAATCTGTCTGTTTGGTGCGGCCATCATCTTGGGGGGACCGCGCGGTTGAAGAATGGAAGGGCCCGCACCGTGGCTCCTGGCAAAGCGCATGTCGCATCTGGCATTAACTGGGAACTTGGGCTCGCGCTCCCGCCAACGGTCCTTCGGCGATAGCCGCGCGCAGGGTGGAACCGGGCTCGGTTTATCCTTGGTGAAACATATTCTTAACCGCCATCGCGGCCGGCTTTTGATCGAAAGCGTGCCCAAAAACGGCGCAGTGTTTACTGCCTGTTTTCCCCAGGCGAAGGCCCCGTCCACGCATTGAAGTCAAGCGATTTCAATCGCTTAGATATGTCATCCAACTGTCATCTAACCTTCGTAAAAGCTCTATCGACCGCACCTAAACGGGCGGACGTGAGCGCGATCGGGCGTAACAGACGCTTCGCTCACACAGATGGAGACGACCATGAATTTCATGAAAGCTATCGTCGCTGCAGGCCTCGTCGCCGCATCGACGTCGGCATTCGCTGCCGACATTACCGGCGCAGGCGCGACCTTCCCGTTCCCGCTCTATTCGAAGTGGGCTGACGCCTACAAGAAGGAGACCGGCAACGGCCTGAACTACCAGTCGATCGGCTCGGGCGCCGGCATCAAGCAGATCGTGGCCAAGACCGTGACCTTCGGCGCCAGCGACATGCCGCTCAAGCCGGAGCAGCTCGAGAAGGACGGCATGATTCAATGGCCGCAGGCGATGGGCGCGCTGGTGCCGGTCGTGAACCTCGAAGGCATCAAGCCGGGTGAGCTGGTGTTCTCCGGCGAGCTGCTCGGCGACATCTATCTCGGCAAGATCAAGAAGTGGGACGATCCCGCGATCGCCAAGCTCAATCCCAAGGTCAAGCTGCCCTCCGACGCGATTACGGTGGTGCGCCGTTCGGACGGCTCCGGCACCACGTTCATCTGGACCGACTATCTCTCGAAGTCCAATGCCGAGTGGAAGACGAAGGCCGGTGCCGGCACCGCGGTTGAGTGGCCGACGGGCGTTGGCGCCAAGGGTAACGAAGGCGTCGCCGGCAATGTCAGCCAGACCAAGAACTCGATCGGCTATGTCGAATACGCCTATGCCAAGCAGAACAAGCTGACCTACGGCGCAATGGTCAACAAGGCCGGCAAAACCGTCCAGCCGACGATTGGCGCATTCCAGGCCGCGGCCGCCAATGCCGATTGGGCCAGTGCCAAGAACTACTTCGTCATCCTGACCGACCAGCCGGGCGAAGCCTCGTGGCCGATCACGGGCGCGACCTTCATCCTGATGCACAAGGACGCGACCGACAAGGCGGCGTCCCAGGAAGCCATCAAGTTCTTCAAATGGGCGTTTGAGAAGGGCGACAAGATGGCCGAAGAGCTCGACTACATCCCGATGCCGGACTCGGTGGTCAAGCAGATCGAAAAGACCTGGAGCTCCGAGATCAAGAGCTGAGGTCTCATGTCCCGGACGCGGTGCAGCGCTTCTTCAGCGGTGCACCGCAGAGCCGGGACCCGGGTGTCGCCAAGCAAGAATGGACCCCGGAATAGCAGCGCACCGCAAGCGCGCTGCGCCGCATCCGGGGCACGAGACGGATCGAGCCGGATCAAGTAGAAGTACAGGGGATTGGCGTGGCAGAAATGGCGGTTGAAAGCGACGTAATGGACGCTGCCGGACCTTACGATCGCGCAAAGGCTCTCAGCGCATTCAAGCTCGGCGACGTCACTTTCTACTGGATCACGCGCGCCTGCGCGATCTCGGTTCTCCTCATCCTCGGCGGCATCATCATTTCGCTGATCATCGGCGCTTGGCCGGCGATCCGGGAATACGGCGCGGCCTTCCTGTGGACGCAGCGCTGGGCGCCGTCGGCCGATCCGCCGGTGCTGGGTGCGCTCGGCCCGGTCTACGGCACGCTGATCACCTCCGTGATCGCGATGATGATCGCCATTCCGGTCGGCCTCGGCATCGCGGTGTTCCTCACCGAGATCTGCCCGATCTGGCTGCGCCGTCCGATCGGGCTTGCCATCGAACTGCTGGCCGGCATTCCCTCCATCATCTACGGCATGTGGGGCTTCTTCGTGCTGGGGCCGTTTCTGGCCAACACCTTCCAGCCGTTCATGATCAGCGTGTTCGACGGCGTTCCCGTGCTGGGGACGATCTTCGCCGGTCCGCCCTCCTATCTCAGCCTGTTCAACGCGTCATTGATTCTGGCGATCATGGTCTTGCCGTTCATCACCGCGATCTCGGTCGACGTCTTCAAGACGGTGCCGCCGGTGCTGAAGGAAGCCGCCTACGGCGTCGGCTGCACCAACTGGGAAGTCGTCCGCAACGTCGTCATCCCCTACACAAGGGTCGGGGTGATCGGCGGCATCATGCTGGCGCTTGGCCGCGCGCTCGGCGAGACCATGGCGGTGACCTTCATCATCGGCAATTCGTTCAAGATCCAGTCCTCGATTTTTGCACCGGGCACCACGATCTCGGCGGCGATCGCGTCCGAATTCGCCGAGAGCGACGGGCTGCATCAATCCGGCCTGATCCTGCTTGGCCTCTTGCTGTTCGTGCTGACGTTCTTCGTGCTCGCGGCCGCGCGGCTGATGTTGATGCGGCTGGAAAAGAAGGCGGGGAACTAGGATCATGAACCCGATTTACGTATCCCGCCGCCGCAACAACGTCATCATCAAGTTCCTGTGCCTGGGAGCTGCGCTGTTCGGCGTGACCTGGCTCGCCTTGATCCTGTTCACGCTGTTCTACAACGGCCTCGCCGGCATCAATTTCGCAGTCTTTACCCAGGATACGCCGCCGCCGGGATCGACCGACGGCGGGCTGCGCAACGCCATCATCGGCTCGATCATGATGACCGTGATCGGGGTCGGCATCGGCGCGCCGCTCGGCCTGTTTGCCGGAACGTACCTGGCCGAATACGGCAAGCACGACAAGCTCACCTCGGTGATCCGCTTCATCAACGACATTCTGCTGAGCGCGCCCTCGATCATCATCGGCCTGTTCATCTACGGCGCCGTCGTGGTGCCGATGGGCGGCTTCTCGGCCCTCGCCGGCTGTCTGGCGCTGGCCGTGATCGTGATCCCGGTGGTGGTTCGCACCACTGAGGACATGCTGGGGCTGGTGCCCAACCCGCTGCGTGAGGCGGCGTCCGCGCTCGGCCTGCCGCGCTCGCTGGTGATCCGGCGGATCGCCTATCGCGCCGCCCGCGCCGGCCTGATCACCGGCGTGCTCTTGGCCACCGCCCGCGTCGCCGGTGAAACCGCGCCGCTGCTGTTCACCGCGCTCTCCAACCAGTTCTTCAGCCTCGACATGACCAAGACGATGGCGAACCTGCCCGTCACCATCAACAACTTCGTCCAGAGCCCCTATGTCTACTGGAAGCAGCTCGCCTGGAGCGGGGCGCTCTTGATCACGCTCACCGTACTTGCCCTGAATATTGGCGCGCGCATTCTTGGCGCCGAGAGGACATCCAAATGACCGATCTCTCCGTATCCGTGAGTAACGCGAGCGGGCCCGTTCCGCAGGTGGTGCTGCCCGAGGCCGCGCCCAAGGTGACCGCCCGCGGCCTGAACTTTTACTATGGCGAGAATCATGCGCTGAAGAACATCAACCTGACGCTCGGCACCCACCGCGTCACCGCCTTCATCGGCCCGTCCGGCTGCGGCAAGTCCACGCTGCTGCGGATCTTCAACCGGATGTACGACCTCTATCCCGGCCAGAAGGCGACCGGCCAGCTGATGCTCGATCAGACCAACATCCTCGACCCCAAGCTCGACCTCAATCTGCTGCGGGCCCGCGTCGGCATGGTGTTCCAGAAGCCGACGCCGTTTCCGATGACGATCTACGAAAACATCGCCTTCGGCATCCGCCTCTATGAAAAGATATCGAAGTCGGAGATGGACGGCCGGGTCGAGAAGGCGCTGCGTGGCGGCGCGCTGTGGAACGAGGTCAAGGACAAGCTGAACGCCTCCGGCCTGTCGCTGTCCGGCGGCCAGCAGCAGCGGCTCTGCATCGCCCGCACGGTCGCGGTGCGGCCCGAAGTGATCCTGTTCGACGAGCCGTGCTCGGCGCTGGATCCGATCTCGACCGCCAAGATCGAGGAGCTGATCCAGGAGCTGGCGGAAGACTACACCATCGCCATCGTCACCCATAACATGCAGCAGGCGGCGCGCGTCTCCGACAAGACCGCCTTCATGTATCTCGGCGAGCTGATCGAATTCGACGACACCAACAAGATATTCACCTCGCCGAGCGATCGGCGTACCCAGGACTACATCACCGGCCGGTTCGGCTAGAGCAAGATCCGGAGGAGATAACACATGGCTTCTGAACACACCGCCAAGGCGTTCGACAGCGATCTTCAGGAATTGACCCGGCTCGTCGCCGAGATGGGCGGCCTGTCTGAGCGCATGATCACTGAATCCGTCGATGCGCTGGTCCGCCGCGACATCCCGCTCGGCAAGCGCGTCGTCGCCAACGATGTCGAGATCGACCGTCTGCAGCATCTGATCGAGGAACGCGCGGTGCTGACCATTGCGCGGCGCCAGCCGATGGCGATCGATCTGCGCGAAATCGTCGGCGCCATGCGGGTCGCCACCGATCTGGAGCGGATCGGCGACCTCGCCAAGAACATGGGCAAGCGCGTCGCGGCGCTCGAAAACGACTTCCAGCCCTTAAAGCTGATGCGCGGCCTCGAGCATATGACCGATCTGGTGCTGACGCAGGTCAAGTCGGTGCTGGACGCCTACGC
This genomic window contains:
- the phoU gene encoding phosphate signaling complex protein PhoU; the encoded protein is MASEHTAKAFDSDLQELTRLVAEMGGLSERMITESVDALVRRDIPLGKRVVANDVEIDRLQHLIEERAVLTIARRQPMAIDLREIVGAMRVATDLERIGDLAKNMGKRVAALENDFQPLKLMRGLEHMTDLVLTQVKSVLDAYAAHDLPAAMAVWKGDEEVDAICTSLFRELLTYMMEDPRNISFCIHLMFCAKNIERIGDHATNIAETVFYMIEGQQMLDQRPKGDMTTFATAVPNT